One Methylobacterium sp. AMS5 genomic region harbors:
- a CDS encoding flagellar hook-basal body complex protein FliE, translating into MIEALNSLAAFDKVAGTSFAGAAPTQKAMFSPAALSGIAGTAPPAPTDFGDVMAQVASSARDALRAGEATAISGIQGKATAQQVVEAVMSAEQSLQTVVAIRDKVVAAYLELSRMPI; encoded by the coding sequence ATGATCGAAGCCCTCAACTCGCTCGCCGCCTTCGACAAGGTCGCCGGCACCTCCTTCGCCGGGGCCGCGCCGACCCAGAAGGCCATGTTCAGCCCGGCCGCCCTCTCGGGCATCGCCGGGACCGCCCCGCCCGCGCCCACCGATTTCGGTGACGTGATGGCCCAGGTCGCGTCCAGCGCCCGCGATGCGCTGCGCGCCGGCGAGGCGACGGCGATCTCCGGCATCCAGGGCAAGGCCACCGCCCAGCAGGTGGTCGAGGCGGTGATGTCCGCCGAGCAGAGCCTCCAGACCGTGGTGGCGATCCGCGACAAGGTGGTCGCCGCCTACCTCGAACTCAGCCGCATGCCGATCTGA
- the flgB gene encoding flagellar basal body rod protein FlgB, protein MTTGVYLFDLASQHARFLATRQATIAGNVANANTPGYKARDVMPFAQVLARTGLDMASTATSHLGTQGTGIPVREAKASETWEVLQSSSAVSLEQEMLKAGDVSRQHNLDTAVVKSFHRMLMAAVKGGA, encoded by the coding sequence ATGACGACGGGCGTCTACCTGTTCGACCTCGCCTCGCAGCACGCGCGTTTCCTCGCGACGCGCCAGGCCACCATCGCCGGAAACGTCGCGAACGCGAACACCCCCGGCTACAAGGCGCGGGACGTGATGCCCTTCGCCCAGGTTCTGGCGCGTACCGGGCTCGACATGGCCTCGACCGCCACGAGCCATCTGGGAACGCAAGGCACCGGCATCCCCGTGCGCGAGGCCAAAGCCTCCGAGACCTGGGAAGTGCTCCAATCGTCGAGCGCGGTCAGCCTGGAGCAGGAGATGCTCAAGGCCGGCGACGTCTCCCGCCAGCACAACCTCGATACGGCGGTGGTGAAGTCGTTCCATCGCATGCTGATGGCCGCAGTGAAGGGCGGCGCATGA
- the flgA gene encoding flagellar basal body P-ring formation chaperone FlgA yields the protein MPRKTFVRGLVLVALAAGSAQPIAPAQAVEGMAVEGMANAELMLPVPTVTIYPGDTIKDSMLRMQAYPATYRARTAVIDASAAIAGRVARRMLLPGEPVPVNAVDDPRLVSRGAPTQMIFEENGLVITAVGAPLQNGGLGETIRVRNTDTNRIILGTVMADGRIRIGAQ from the coding sequence ATGCCCCGCAAGACCTTCGTCCGCGGCCTCGTGCTCGTCGCCCTCGCGGCCGGCTCGGCGCAACCCATCGCTCCGGCACAGGCCGTCGAGGGCATGGCGGTCGAGGGCATGGCGAATGCCGAACTCATGCTGCCGGTGCCGACCGTCACGATCTATCCCGGCGACACGATCAAGGACTCGATGCTGCGGATGCAGGCTTATCCCGCGACCTACCGGGCGCGCACGGCGGTCATCGATGCCTCCGCCGCGATCGCCGGCCGGGTCGCCCGGCGGATGCTGCTGCCGGGTGAGCCGGTGCCGGTCAACGCCGTGGACGATCCCCGCCTCGTGAGCCGGGGCGCGCCGACGCAGATGATCTTCGAGGAGAACGGCCTCGTCATCACCGCGGTCGGAGCGCCGCTTCAGAACGGCGGCCTCGGCGAGACGATCCGCGTGCGCAACACCGACACCAACCGCATCATCCTCGGCACGGTGATGGCCGACGGCCGCATCCGGATCGGCGCGCAATGA
- the flgH gene encoding flagellar basal body L-ring protein FlgH: MRPSSAAVAVLALSLGACQSDLDRLGRPPLLTPIGTGLNAPREPLPTSFGALGPRHSYHSTWSPASAALYQDPRARDVGDVITVSIAINDKAQFDNASERGRSQKSSLGFDFGYGISGLKDTATADTGIRSGTETKGQGSIDRKESLSLSVAAVVTEVLPNGNVLISGSQEVRVNNEVRVLEVAGIVRPRDISRKNTIDYDKIAEARISYGGRGRITDVQGPSLGQRVFETVAPF, from the coding sequence ATGCGCCCCTCCTCCGCCGCCGTGGCCGTGCTGGCCCTCTCGCTCGGCGCCTGCCAGAGCGATCTCGACCGGCTCGGCCGCCCGCCGCTGCTGACGCCGATCGGCACCGGGCTGAACGCGCCGCGCGAGCCGCTGCCGACCTCCTTCGGCGCGCTCGGCCCGCGCCACAGCTACCACTCGACCTGGAGCCCGGCGAGCGCCGCGCTCTACCAGGATCCGCGCGCCCGCGACGTCGGCGACGTCATCACGGTCAGCATCGCCATCAACGACAAGGCGCAGTTCGACAACGCGAGCGAACGCGGTCGCAGCCAGAAGAGCAGCCTCGGCTTCGATTTCGGCTACGGCATCTCGGGCCTCAAGGACACGGCGACCGCCGATACCGGCATCCGCTCCGGCACCGAGACCAAGGGCCAGGGCTCGATCGACCGCAAGGAATCGCTCAGCCTCTCGGTTGCGGCGGTGGTCACCGAGGTGCTGCCCAACGGCAACGTGTTGATCTCGGGCTCGCAGGAAGTGCGGGTCAACAACGAGGTCCGTGTGCTCGAAGTCGCCGGCATCGTCCGCCCGCGGGACATCTCGCGCAAGAACACCATCGATTACGACAAGATCGCCGAGGCGCGCATCTCCTACGGCGGGCGCGGGCGCATCACCGACGTGCAGGGCCCGAGCCTGGGCCAGCGGGTCTTCGAGACCGTCGCGCCGTTCTGA
- a CDS encoding MotE family protein, with product MNGTLRIALCWLALGGTALAAGGEHADPAKDAAMRALATRDAPREVTAQDFVAKEPAKSGYCANIADAAADARFAWQKEQLATMERQVEERIKLLEEKRAEYEAWLKRRNEFLAKADESVVAVYAKMRPDAAALQLANMPDEAAAALLTKLNARTASAILSEMEAARAAGLARAMSESGRKDATAPAVKKNQRS from the coding sequence ATGAACGGGACGCTGCGCATCGCCCTGTGCTGGCTCGCGCTCGGTGGAACCGCACTCGCGGCCGGCGGCGAGCATGCCGACCCGGCCAAGGACGCCGCGATGCGGGCGCTCGCCACCCGCGACGCACCGAGGGAGGTCACGGCCCAGGACTTCGTCGCCAAGGAGCCGGCCAAGTCCGGCTACTGCGCCAACATCGCGGACGCTGCCGCCGATGCCCGCTTCGCGTGGCAGAAGGAACAGCTCGCGACCATGGAGCGGCAGGTCGAGGAGCGCATCAAGCTCCTCGAAGAGAAGCGGGCCGAGTACGAGGCGTGGCTCAAGCGCCGCAACGAGTTCCTGGCCAAGGCCGACGAGAGCGTGGTCGCGGTCTACGCCAAGATGCGGCCCGACGCGGCGGCGCTCCAGCTCGCCAACATGCCCGACGAGGCGGCTGCCGCCCTGCTGACCAAGCTCAACGCCCGCACCGCGAGCGCCATCCTCTCCGAGATGGAGGCGGCCCGTGCCGCCGGTCTCGCCCGTGCGATGTCGGAATCGGGCCGCAAGGACGCGACCGCTCCGGCCGTCAAGAAGAACCAGAGGTCGTGA
- the flgC gene encoding flagellar basal body rod protein FlgC, protein MIDPLLSASRLASAGLEAQSLRMRVVSENLANAQSTGATPGADPYARKTVTFRAELDRAAGIASVRLREIGTDDAPFRTEHDPANAAADANGNVKLPNVNMLVEMADMREANRSYEANLQVIKQARAMVASVIDLLKS, encoded by the coding sequence ATGATCGATCCCCTGCTCTCCGCCTCGCGGCTCGCGAGCGCCGGCCTCGAAGCGCAATCGCTGCGCATGCGGGTCGTCTCCGAGAACCTCGCCAACGCGCAATCGACCGGCGCGACCCCGGGCGCAGACCCCTATGCCCGCAAGACCGTGACGTTCCGGGCCGAACTCGACCGGGCGGCGGGCATCGCCTCGGTGCGCCTGCGCGAGATCGGCACCGACGACGCCCCGTTCCGCACCGAGCACGACCCCGCCAACGCGGCGGCCGATGCGAACGGCAACGTCAAGCTGCCCAACGTGAACATGCTCGTCGAGATGGCCGACATGCGCGAGGCCAACCGCTCCTACGAGGCGAACCTCCAGGTCATCAAACAGGCCCGGGCCATGGTCGCCAGCGTTATCGATCTCCTGAAGTCCTGA
- a CDS encoding flagellar basal body-associated FliL family protein: MADAKDSKKGGKGWIGALALVTLVAVGTGGGLGVYLLGSVEKSVDLKQREEAGKAVKVLNYTGDLSLRSVGSVVANLAEPADSWVRIESSVVFQAGALPNPDVSLAEIRADALAYLRTLSMAQIEGASGLQHLREDLNERVAIRTKGAVREFIVESLVVQ; this comes from the coding sequence ATGGCAGACGCCAAGGACTCCAAGAAGGGCGGCAAGGGCTGGATCGGGGCGCTCGCCCTCGTCACGCTGGTCGCCGTCGGCACCGGGGGCGGGCTCGGCGTCTACCTGCTCGGCAGCGTCGAGAAGTCGGTCGACCTCAAGCAACGCGAGGAGGCCGGCAAGGCGGTGAAGGTGCTCAACTACACCGGCGACCTGTCCTTGCGCAGCGTCGGCTCGGTGGTGGCCAACCTCGCCGAGCCGGCCGATTCCTGGGTGCGCATCGAATCCTCGGTCGTGTTTCAGGCCGGGGCGCTGCCGAACCCGGATGTGTCGCTCGCCGAGATCCGCGCCGACGCGCTGGCCTATCTGCGCACCCTGTCGATGGCGCAGATCGAGGGCGCGAGCGGCCTCCAGCACCTGCGCGAGGATCTGAACGAGCGCGTTGCGATCCGCACCAAGGGGGCGGTGCGCGAGTTCATCGTCGAATCGCTGGTGGTGCAATGA
- a CDS encoding heparinase II/III family protein gives MDQIDEQAAAAVSDGEGAASLLPAASRYAGGAGPGGREGLHRIAPNNRFARVGLSFAGLTPGTWACLRFGLAFDADEAAALAVDAAAAGFDFLAADGSSLDLDHVPGLACSLLDPHLAWIPGPALLGAEPFRIAFRVPDQASGVSVTLRSWRNTGDVTVADPVLRLGEPDPAPAPRRRPLSGEGLHFDYALAEDVALVLRGQIYAARADEHAARVRLVYRDAAGAEIAPPYANAVSVPGLGAVINLSAQPQARRFTLTLRPPPGATAVALDFGVWEDAQTASESELIGQPELALEDDFRLESLCGDDVLDAPAFLARLADRLGLPEGVPASWRAGSDTGAAPILARARDLRTGPDRSARIEGESVVLTLAGLPDWTLPEAPDWREDPFRSVAWRLAYQSLTWLLPLAALPDGAARARTIAAAWSRANPWGQPADGLTLHPAALAPRGDVLASLLSGGDEPARDEPIRAEIAAEAARQGFALAEIVGQNTLARALHGIQAAAALLAVARALPGFAFAPHWASLARDSLTHGFDSLLSEAGAFTDAAPVRRLDLLSHGQAIADALGETEPGPTIRCRVDAALPGLAGLIDRGGRLPPFGDAPAGLDHAAWIARLSSRGHSQGQDLVAVRDAAPIPEGRTAGMLALRHDGMEQGWGHFALTHAAQSPHGHRDCTSFTFATGSRRWIVEGGGAEGVEVGPARHYLLSPRAHNVAIPDGCEPVAGSGTLSTRLTLDGAEALMLSTTVHGPNYAHARLFLVLDDLSGMAVIDRFVRVGPSLSFEGLLHLPPDTLVALSSPRRALAQQEGRRLEFFAIPLKGQAAGLEVAIGRSDRPHAMQGFCATGSGGLRPAPVLRYAFTGRDTVCGGIVIAADAGAEQRLVRLLADNAVRLWVEG, from the coding sequence ATGGACCAGATCGATGAGCAGGCCGCTGCGGCCGTCTCCGACGGCGAGGGCGCAGCGTCCCTGCTGCCGGCCGCTTCACGCTATGCCGGGGGCGCCGGGCCGGGCGGACGCGAGGGGCTGCACCGCATCGCACCCAACAACCGCTTCGCGCGGGTGGGCTTGAGCTTTGCCGGTCTGACGCCCGGCACCTGGGCCTGCCTGCGATTCGGTCTCGCCTTCGACGCGGACGAGGCGGCGGCTCTGGCCGTCGACGCCGCCGCGGCCGGATTCGACTTCCTGGCGGCGGACGGTTCCAGCCTCGATCTCGACCACGTGCCCGGGTTGGCCTGCAGCCTGCTCGATCCGCACCTCGCCTGGATTCCGGGGCCGGCGCTCCTCGGTGCGGAGCCGTTCCGCATCGCGTTCCGCGTGCCCGATCAGGCGAGCGGCGTCAGCGTCACCTTGCGCTCCTGGCGCAACACCGGCGACGTCACCGTGGCCGACCCTGTGCTGCGCCTCGGCGAACCCGATCCGGCGCCGGCGCCGCGTCGGCGCCCGCTGTCAGGCGAGGGGCTGCATTTCGACTATGCGCTTGCCGAGGACGTCGCCCTGGTGCTGCGCGGCCAGATCTACGCCGCGCGGGCCGACGAACATGCCGCGCGGGTGCGGCTCGTCTACCGTGATGCGGCGGGAGCGGAGATCGCGCCGCCCTACGCCAACGCGGTCTCCGTGCCCGGCCTCGGTGCGGTCATCAATCTCTCGGCCCAGCCGCAAGCCCGCCGCTTCACCCTGACCCTGCGACCGCCGCCCGGTGCAACGGCCGTCGCACTCGATTTCGGTGTGTGGGAAGATGCCCAGACCGCCTCGGAGAGCGAGCTGATCGGTCAGCCCGAACTCGCGCTCGAAGACGATTTCCGCCTCGAAAGCCTCTGCGGCGACGACGTCCTCGATGCGCCGGCCTTCCTCGCCCGCCTCGCCGACCGGCTCGGCCTGCCCGAAGGCGTGCCCGCGTCGTGGCGGGCGGGTTCCGATACGGGCGCCGCGCCGATCCTCGCGCGGGCCCGCGACTTGCGCACCGGGCCGGACCGGAGTGCGCGGATCGAGGGGGAAAGCGTCGTCCTGACTCTGGCCGGCCTGCCCGATTGGACGTTGCCGGAGGCGCCGGACTGGCGCGAGGATCCGTTCCGTTCGGTGGCGTGGCGCCTCGCCTATCAGTCGCTGACGTGGCTGCTGCCGCTCGCCGCGCTTCCGGACGGCGCGGCCCGCGCCCGGACCATCGCCGCCGCGTGGTCGCGGGCCAATCCGTGGGGCCAGCCGGCGGACGGCCTGACTCTGCACCCGGCGGCTCTGGCCCCCCGCGGCGACGTGCTGGCGAGCCTGCTCTCGGGCGGCGATGAGCCCGCCCGAGACGAGCCCATCCGCGCCGAGATCGCCGCGGAGGCTGCACGGCAGGGCTTCGCGCTCGCCGAGATCGTCGGGCAGAACACCCTGGCGCGGGCCCTGCACGGTATCCAGGCGGCGGCGGCGCTCCTCGCCGTCGCGCGGGCGCTGCCCGGCTTCGCATTCGCCCCGCACTGGGCCTCTCTGGCGCGCGACAGCCTCACCCACGGCTTCGATTCGCTGCTGTCGGAGGCGGGCGCATTCACCGATGCCGCCCCGGTGCGGCGCCTCGATCTCCTGAGCCATGGGCAGGCGATCGCCGACGCGCTCGGTGAGACCGAACCCGGCCCGACGATCCGCTGCCGCGTCGATGCGGCTTTGCCCGGTCTTGCCGGGCTGATCGATCGCGGCGGACGGCTGCCGCCCTTCGGCGATGCCCCTGCCGGCCTCGACCATGCCGCCTGGATCGCCCGGCTCTCCTCGCGGGGCCATTCTCAGGGGCAGGACCTCGTCGCAGTGCGCGACGCGGCGCCCATTCCCGAGGGCCGCACCGCCGGCATGCTTGCGCTCCGCCACGATGGGATGGAGCAGGGCTGGGGGCATTTCGCCCTCACCCATGCCGCGCAATCACCGCACGGGCATCGCGACTGCACCTCCTTCACCTTCGCCACCGGCTCGCGGCGCTGGATCGTGGAAGGGGGCGGCGCCGAGGGCGTCGAGGTCGGCCCGGCGCGCCACTACCTGCTCTCGCCCCGCGCCCACAACGTCGCCATCCCCGATGGCTGCGAGCCGGTCGCCGGTTCGGGCACGCTGAGCACACGCCTCACGCTCGACGGTGCCGAGGCCCTGATGCTCTCCACCACCGTGCATGGGCCCAACTACGCCCATGCGCGCCTCTTCCTCGTGCTCGACGATCTGAGCGGGATGGCCGTAATCGACCGATTCGTGCGGGTGGGGCCTTCGCTGTCGTTCGAGGGGCTGCTGCATCTGCCCCCCGATACCCTCGTCGCGCTCTCCAGCCCCCGCCGGGCGCTCGCCCAGCAGGAGGGGCGGCGGCTCGAATTCTTCGCGATTCCGCTGAAGGGGCAGGCGGCCGGGTTGGAGGTTGCCATCGGCCGCAGCGACCGGCCGCACGCGATGCAGGGGTTTTGCGCGACGGGATCGGGCGGGCTGAGGCCGGCGCCGGTTCTGCGCTACGCGTTCACAGGCCGCGACACGGTCTGCGGCGGTATCGTCATCGCCGCGGATGCAGGGGCGGAGCAGCGGCTGGTGCGGCTGCTCGCCGATAACGCGGTGCGGCTTTGGGTGGAGGGATGA
- the fliP gene encoding flagellar type III secretion system pore protein FliP (The bacterial flagellar biogenesis protein FliP forms a type III secretion system (T3SS)-type pore required for flagellar assembly.) — MVRRLALTGVVLALTATAALAQGASPGGVTGVPGLDALLPPGNGAASGRIIQLVALLTVLSLAPGLLVMVTSFTRFAVAFSFLRSGLGLQSTPANLFLVSLALFMTFYVMAPTFDRAWNEGVKPLQENRIGEEEAFGKIVEPFREFMTQHVRPKDLQTFTDLASRNFPKAEAGEKIDLRILIPAFMISELRRGFEIGFLIVLPFLVIDIIVSTIVMSMGMMMLPPTVISLPFKVLFFILIDGWNLLVSGLVRSFF; from the coding sequence ATGGTTCGGCGCCTCGCGCTGACCGGGGTCGTCCTGGCTCTCACCGCCACCGCGGCCCTGGCGCAGGGTGCCTCGCCCGGCGGCGTCACCGGCGTGCCCGGCCTCGACGCGCTGCTGCCGCCCGGCAACGGGGCGGCATCCGGGCGCATCATCCAGCTCGTCGCGCTGCTCACCGTCCTGTCGCTGGCGCCGGGCCTGCTCGTGATGGTGACGAGCTTCACGCGTTTCGCCGTCGCGTTCTCGTTCCTGCGCTCGGGGCTGGGCCTGCAGAGCACGCCGGCCAACCTGTTCCTCGTCTCGCTCGCCCTGTTCATGACCTTCTACGTCATGGCGCCGACCTTCGACCGCGCCTGGAACGAGGGCGTGAAGCCGCTCCAGGAGAACCGCATCGGCGAGGAGGAGGCGTTCGGCAAGATCGTCGAGCCGTTCCGCGAGTTCATGACCCAGCACGTGCGCCCGAAGGACCTTCAGACCTTCACGGATCTGGCGAGCCGCAATTTCCCCAAGGCCGAGGCCGGCGAGAAGATCGACCTGCGCATCCTGATCCCCGCCTTCATGATCTCCGAGCTGCGCCGGGGCTTCGAGATCGGCTTCCTGATCGTGCTGCCCTTCCTCGTCATCGACATCATCGTCTCCACCATCGTGATGTCGATGGGCATGATGATGCTGCCGCCGACGGTGATCTCGCTGCCGTTCAAGGTGCTGTTCTTCATCCTGATCGACGGCTGGAACCTTTTGGTGAGTGGGCTGGTCCGATCGTTCTTCTGA
- the flgG gene encoding flagellar basal-body rod protein FlgG has product MRALAIAATGMSAQQLNLEVIANNIANLNTTGFKGARAEFTDLLYQAERQQGVPNQAGQEAVPEGAMLGLGVRAAAIRNLHRQGSLANTGNQLDLAVNGRGYFQITSPAGEIHYTRAGSFNKNNAGQLVTMEGYAVDPAILIPQNTTQVTINESGQVFAKIDGQVALQNVGQLTLANFANDSGLEPLGNGLYRETPASGAPVVGNPGDVSYGKLQQGYLEGSNVDPVKEITSLITAQRAFEMNSKVIQAADEMAGTVSKGIR; this is encoded by the coding sequence ATGCGCGCGCTCGCCATCGCCGCCACGGGCATGTCCGCCCAGCAGCTCAACCTCGAAGTCATCGCCAACAACATCGCCAACCTGAACACCACCGGCTTCAAGGGCGCGCGGGCCGAGTTCACCGATCTGCTCTATCAGGCCGAGCGGCAGCAGGGCGTGCCGAACCAAGCGGGCCAGGAGGCGGTGCCGGAGGGCGCGATGCTCGGCCTCGGGGTCCGCGCCGCCGCGATCCGCAACCTCCACCGGCAGGGCTCGCTGGCCAACACCGGCAACCAGCTCGATCTGGCGGTGAACGGGCGCGGCTACTTCCAGATCACCAGCCCGGCGGGCGAGATCCATTACACCCGCGCAGGCTCGTTCAACAAGAACAACGCCGGCCAGCTCGTGACCATGGAAGGTTACGCGGTCGATCCCGCGATCCTGATCCCTCAGAACACCACGCAGGTGACGATCAACGAGTCCGGTCAGGTCTTCGCCAAGATCGACGGGCAGGTCGCGTTGCAGAATGTCGGCCAGTTGACGCTGGCCAACTTCGCCAACGATTCGGGCCTCGAACCGCTCGGCAACGGTCTCTACCGCGAGACCCCTGCCTCCGGCGCGCCCGTGGTCGGCAATCCCGGCGACGTGAGCTACGGCAAACTGCAGCAGGGCTATCTCGAAGGATCGAACGTCGATCCGGTGAAGGAGATCACCAGCCTCATCACGGCCCAGCGCGCCTTCGAGATGAACTCGAAGGTGATCCAGGCCGCCGACGAGATGGCCGGAACGGTCTCCAAGGGCATCCGCTGA
- the flgI gene encoding flagellar basal body P-ring protein FlgI produces MTRRLLLAVLLGLLTGLGFAVMTGPVFAAGTRIKDIATLKGVRDNQLFGYGLVTGLQGTGDTLRNAQFTEQSLQSLLDRLGINVRDARLRTRNIAAVMVTADLPPYTGTGSRIDVTVTSMGDATSLRGGTLLMTSLTGGDGLVYAAAQGPLAVSGFSVQGQAEQLTQGVPTAGRIPNGAMIEREVPGTFRDLPELVFELKNPDFKTATQISDAINTWSLGAFGRRIASARDQRAVVVMRGRQMAQTRLVAQIGDLTIQPDTPARVVVDQRTGTVVIGRNVTISTVAVTHGNLTVRVTEAPEVSQPEPFSNGQTTVVPRTEVSAREERGKLAILGGSDLQTLVRGLNQVGLKPTDIIAILQAVKTAGALQAELVVQ; encoded by the coding sequence ATGACCCGCCGCCTGCTCCTCGCTGTGCTGCTCGGACTGCTCACCGGCCTTGGCTTTGCCGTCATGACCGGCCCGGTTTTCGCCGCCGGCACCCGCATCAAGGACATCGCGACGCTCAAGGGCGTGCGCGACAACCAGCTCTTCGGCTACGGCCTCGTCACCGGCCTCCAGGGCACCGGCGACACCCTGCGCAACGCGCAGTTCACCGAGCAATCGCTGCAATCGCTGCTCGACCGGCTCGGCATCAACGTGCGCGACGCCCGCCTGCGCACCCGCAACATCGCGGCCGTGATGGTCACCGCCGACCTGCCGCCCTATACCGGCACCGGCTCGCGCATCGACGTGACCGTCACCTCCATGGGCGACGCCACCTCGCTGCGCGGCGGCACCCTGCTGATGACCTCGCTCACCGGCGGCGACGGCCTCGTCTACGCGGCGGCGCAGGGGCCGCTCGCGGTCTCCGGCTTCTCGGTGCAGGGCCAGGCCGAGCAGCTGACGCAAGGCGTGCCGACCGCGGGCCGCATCCCGAACGGCGCGATGATCGAGCGCGAGGTGCCCGGCACCTTCCGCGATCTGCCCGAACTCGTGTTCGAGCTGAAGAACCCCGACTTCAAGACCGCGACACAGATCTCCGACGCGATCAACACCTGGTCGCTCGGCGCCTTCGGCCGTCGCATCGCCAGCGCGCGGGACCAGCGCGCCGTGGTGGTGATGCGCGGGCGCCAGATGGCCCAGACCCGGCTCGTGGCGCAGATCGGCGATCTGACGATCCAGCCCGACACGCCGGCCCGCGTCGTCGTGGACCAGCGCACCGGCACCGTCGTGATCGGGCGCAACGTGACGATCTCCACGGTCGCGGTCACCCACGGCAACCTCACGGTGCGGGTCACCGAGGCGCCGGAGGTGTCGCAGCCCGAGCCCTTCTCCAACGGCCAGACCACGGTGGTGCCGCGCACGGAGGTCTCGGCGCGCGAGGAGCGCGGCAAGCTCGCCATCCTCGGCGGCTCCGATCTCCAGACGCTGGTGCGCGGGCTCAATCAGGTCGGGCTGAAGCCGACCGACATCATCGCGATCCTGCAGGCGGTGAAGACCGCCGGCGCCCTCCAGGCGGAGCTTGTGGTGCAGTGA
- a CDS encoding CBS domain-containing protein: MLATEHPWTNPARDLTRVASLNEGSALRGDCDATRPRAVPGSREVDVLDARAHLADAIAAMEAGRHQAYPVLDAARRPVGLATRGQGPHLALDGGRGEERLGRREGAPLAAVHPGDVVAHALDVMTEKGQGRLVVTDPESGALVGLLTRRDLLQMHATTVRAETERRAYRALLRFRRTIGPAHSPKGSSRRSG, translated from the coding sequence TTGCTCGCGACCGAACATCCCTGGACCAATCCCGCCCGCGACCTGACACGCGTCGCCAGCCTGAATGAGGGCTCAGCCTTGCGCGGGGATTGCGACGCGACACGTCCGCGTGCGGTGCCGGGATCCCGTGAGGTGGACGTGCTCGATGCGAGGGCACACCTCGCCGACGCCATCGCTGCGATGGAGGCCGGGCGGCATCAGGCCTATCCGGTGCTCGACGCCGCGCGCCGCCCCGTCGGCCTCGCCACGCGCGGGCAGGGCCCGCACTTGGCTCTGGACGGGGGCCGCGGCGAGGAAAGGCTCGGGCGTCGGGAGGGCGCGCCGCTCGCGGCCGTCCATCCCGGCGACGTGGTGGCCCACGCCCTCGACGTCATGACCGAGAAGGGCCAGGGCCGTCTCGTCGTCACCGATCCGGAGAGCGGCGCCCTGGTCGGGCTGCTGACGCGCCGCGACCTGCTGCAGATGCACGCCACGACGGTCCGGGCCGAGACCGAACGGCGGGCCTACCGCGCCTTGCTCCGCTTCAGAAGAACGATCGGACCAGCCCACTCACCAAAAGGTTCCAGCCGTCGATCAGGATGA